A region of the Muricauda sp. MAR_2010_75 genome:
AGGAAACGAAATACATACGCTTGGCAACCTTCCAAAAAACGGTTCCCAAGCCCCCGATTTTACATTGACCAAGACAGACCTTTCCTCGACCTCGCTTTCAGATTACAAAGGAAAAAAGGTGGTCTTGAACATTTTTCCAAGCATTGATACTGGAACTTGTGCCCAATCGGTTCGTCAGTTCAACCAAGAAGCCGCTGAATTGGACAACACCACCATATTATGCATCTCAAAAGACCTTCCATTTGCACAGGCACGTTTTTGCGGAGCTGAAGGAATCGACAAGGTGGAAACCCTTTCTGATTTTAGGGATGGTAACTTCGGAAAAGCATACAATGTGGAATTCATCGATGGACCTTTGCAGAGTTTGTTGTCTCGTTCCGTTGTGGTCTTGAATGAAAATGGCGAGGTAATCTATTCGGAACAAGTCTCTGAAACGGTGGATGAACCCAACTATAAGGCTGCGCTTGAAGCATTGATGGATGCCTAGGGAATCTTTTTTTAAGAATAGGATTCGCAGTGTGGGCTTCGCACTGAAGGGGATGTTTTTGCTCCTACGAACCGAGGCCAGCATACAAATCCAATTTTGCATTGCCATTGTAATGACCATTGCAGGATTCTATTTTGAGATTTCCAATACGGAATGGATTCTGCAGCTCTTTGCCATTGGTTTGGTCATGGGCATTGAAGGGGTCAACACGGCCATTGAGAAAATATCGGACTACATTCAACCAAAAAACGACCCCAAAATTGGTTTGATAAAAGATATTTCCGCAGGCGCCGTTATGATAGTGTCCATTGTGGCAAGTATCATTGGACTCATCATCTACGTGCCCAAATTAATGTAAGCAACGGCAAAGCTTAATTGAAGCATCGTAAATTTGTAAATTAGCCCCGCATAAACCATGATCAATGGCAAAAAAAAGGACAAAATCTAAATCCAAACCTACTGCTGCCAAAAGGAAGGTTTCCCTGAAACCCTCCAAACAGAACAAGATTATCTTTGGCAGTTTACTTATTGTCCTCAGCATTGCGCTGTTCTTTTCCTTCATGTCATACTATTTCACTTGGCAAGCGGACCAAAGTTTATTGTCCGAGTTTGCCAACAGAAATGCAGAAGCCAGCAACCTCTTGAACAA
Encoded here:
- the tpx gene encoding thiol peroxidase, with product MATVTLKGNEIHTLGNLPKNGSQAPDFTLTKTDLSSTSLSDYKGKKVVLNIFPSIDTGTCAQSVRQFNQEAAELDNTTILCISKDLPFAQARFCGAEGIDKVETLSDFRDGNFGKAYNVEFIDGPLQSLLSRSVVVLNENGEVIYSEQVSETVDEPNYKAALEALMDA
- a CDS encoding diacylglycerol kinase family protein produces the protein MPRESFFKNRIRSVGFALKGMFLLLRTEASIQIQFCIAIVMTIAGFYFEISNTEWILQLFAIGLVMGIEGVNTAIEKISDYIQPKNDPKIGLIKDISAGAVMIVSIVASIIGLIIYVPKLM